The following proteins are encoded in a genomic region of Fervidobacterium pennivorans DSM 9078:
- a CDS encoding DDE-type integrase/transposase/recombinase codes for MNNSTLSCPKCGSTSLYKNGHDKYGNQQFLCKLCHHSFKLSHSQKRKNFPFPYPKCTSCGKSMQIYKVRRSFVVFRCRACRTKDRVPFNLPEPVTLIPEKFKYFRFPIFFVLKAFVLYMKHNMSYRSLAHSLNIKVSHVTIYKWVIKLCTLFSVLFPTFTIENVFSVHADETVLVFKEQKYYVWLLVDHETNLILCWHVSKYRDMGQVKVLLEKFFGNSKPRNIELITDGLGAYESAVKLLFRNINHVVVPLGKNNQCESKFSLLKDFFRLKRGLKNTKNLAKYIQGFCVVKNLWKTHNGNINRILSQLHSFITTS; via the coding sequence ATGAACAACTCAACGCTCTCTTGTCCAAAATGCGGTTCCACCAGCTTATACAAAAACGGTCATGACAAATACGGTAACCAACAATTCCTTTGCAAACTCTGCCATCATTCTTTCAAACTCTCCCATTCTCAAAAACGCAAAAACTTCCCTTTCCCTTATCCCAAATGCACTTCTTGTGGTAAATCTATGCAAATTTACAAAGTCCGTCGCTCTTTCGTTGTCTTCCGTTGTAGAGCTTGTCGTACCAAAGATAGAGTACCTTTTAACCTCCCCGAACCAGTCACCCTTATTCCTGAGAAATTTAAATATTTCCGCTTCCCTATCTTTTTCGTCTTAAAGGCTTTTGTTTTGTATATGAAACACAATATGTCTTATCGCTCTCTTGCTCATTCTCTTAATATCAAAGTATCTCATGTCACCATATACAAATGGGTTATTAAATTGTGTACTTTATTCTCTGTACTTTTTCCAACATTTACCATCGAAAATGTTTTCTCAGTTCATGCTGATGAAACTGTTCTTGTGTTCAAAGAACAAAAGTACTATGTTTGGCTATTAGTTGATCACGAAACTAACTTAATTCTTTGTTGGCATGTCTCAAAGTATCGTGATATGGGACAAGTCAAAGTATTGCTCGAGAAGTTCTTTGGTAATTCAAAACCTAGAAACATTGAACTTATTACTGATGGACTTGGTGCATATGAAAGTGCAGTAAAGCTGTTGTTCAGAAATATCAATCACGTAGTGGTACCGCTCGGTAAAAACAATCAATGTGAATCTAAGTTTTCATTGTTGAAAGACTTTTTCCGACTCAAGCGAGGGCTGAAGAATACGAAGAACTTAGCGAAATATATTCAAGGATTTTGTGTAGTGAAGAATCTTTGGAAAACGCACAATGGCAATATCAATCGCATTCTTTCACAATTACACTCTTTCATCACTACAAGTTAA
- a CDS encoding uracil-DNA glycosylase, protein MKKEELMAIIEQRIRECQACPLWLQRTNVVPGEGNLHSPIMFVGEGPGEEEDKQGRPFVGKAGQLLTKILESVNIKREDVYITNVVKCRPPNNRVPTPLEIQSCSPFLIAQIEVINPRMIVPLGSTAASFFLGKDEPITKIRGKEFVWKGGIIIFPMFHPSYLLRNPSKEKGSPKDLTWQDIKKVRKYYDEFLKGNM, encoded by the coding sequence ATGAAAAAAGAAGAACTCATGGCAATAATTGAACAAAGAATACGTGAATGTCAAGCTTGTCCACTATGGCTACAACGAACAAACGTTGTTCCAGGTGAAGGTAACCTACATTCACCAATAATGTTTGTTGGAGAAGGACCTGGCGAGGAAGAAGACAAGCAAGGAAGACCGTTTGTTGGAAAAGCAGGACAACTTTTAACGAAAATTCTGGAATCTGTGAATATAAAAAGAGAAGACGTCTATATAACAAACGTGGTGAAGTGTAGACCACCAAACAACAGAGTTCCTACACCTTTAGAAATTCAATCTTGCTCTCCTTTCTTAATTGCTCAAATAGAGGTCATAAATCCCAGGATGATAGTGCCACTTGGTAGTACAGCTGCCTCGTTCTTCCTTGGTAAAGATGAACCTATCACAAAGATAAGAGGAAAGGAGTTCGTATGGAAAGGTGGAATAATTATCTTTCCAATGTTTCATCCAAGCTATTTGTTAAGAAACCCGTCAAAAGAAAAGGGTAGTCCAAAAGATTTGACCTGGCAAGACATAAAGAAGGTTCGAAAATATTACGATGAGTTTTTGAAAGGAAATATGTAA
- a CDS encoding metal-dependent transcriptional regulator — protein sequence MGNEFKEQKVEKHEKLTPTVMSYISTIYNLIEKEGVARISDIARAKGVSYASATNAVKKLVSLGLVDHKRYGFAKLTPRGLRIAQMLKSGESRIKYFFMYVVGIPEKKAEQIASLMVYDLDADTRRKLRKFYSILIDFTKDKAEELERFIQEQRKNTELPEEAYRLKGKIKEDEDYE from the coding sequence GTGGGAAATGAATTCAAGGAACAGAAAGTTGAAAAACATGAGAAGTTAACACCAACTGTTATGAGTTATATATCAACGATATACAACCTTATAGAAAAAGAAGGAGTCGCACGCATAAGCGATATCGCAAGAGCAAAAGGTGTGTCTTACGCCAGTGCCACAAACGCTGTTAAGAAACTTGTATCTTTGGGGTTAGTTGACCACAAAAGGTACGGGTTTGCAAAGCTAACTCCCCGTGGTCTCAGAATTGCACAAATGCTTAAATCTGGTGAATCGAGAATTAAATACTTTTTCATGTACGTAGTGGGGATTCCAGAAAAGAAGGCAGAGCAGATAGCAAGTTTGATGGTTTACGACCTCGATGCCGACACTCGAAGAAAGCTTAGAAAGTTTTATTCTATACTTATCGATTTTACAAAAGACAAGGCAGAGGAACTTGAACGTTTCATTCAGGAACAAAGGAAAAATACTGAACTCCCTGAAGAAGCATACAGACTGAAAGGAAAAATAAAGGAGGACGAAGACTATGAGTAA
- a CDS encoding SDR family oxidoreductase, whose product MSKVLVTGGAGFIGSHLTDKLVEQGHEVVVIDNLSTGKKENVNPKAKFYEMDIYDGEAINKLFAEEKFEYVFHLAAQASVALSVKDPVKDANVNIIGSLNLIKASVESSVKKFIFSSTGGAIYGEEVKVFPTPESVFPQPMSPYGIAKFSVENYLRFFSKEFGLKYTVLRYGNVYGPRQDPYGEAGVVAIFTSRMLKGEDCIIFGDGEYVRDYVYVEDVVDANIKAMERGDGLVINIGTATGTTTNELFKILKKLTGYKKDPIYGPHRKGDIRKSVLCYNRAWIELKWEPKYTLEEGLRKTVEWFKRNTQA is encoded by the coding sequence ATGAGTAAAGTCTTGGTTACAGGTGGAGCTGGGTTTATCGGTTCTCATCTGACAGATAAACTTGTTGAACAGGGACATGAAGTAGTTGTTATTGACAACTTATCCACAGGAAAGAAAGAAAATGTAAACCCAAAGGCTAAATTTTATGAAATGGATATATACGATGGAGAAGCAATTAACAAATTGTTCGCTGAAGAAAAGTTCGAGTATGTTTTTCATTTGGCTGCACAAGCAAGTGTCGCTCTTTCAGTTAAAGACCCTGTCAAAGATGCAAATGTGAATATAATTGGAAGTTTAAATTTGATAAAAGCATCCGTAGAAAGCAGTGTTAAAAAGTTTATCTTCTCTTCAACCGGCGGAGCTATTTACGGAGAGGAAGTGAAAGTGTTTCCAACACCCGAGAGTGTATTTCCGCAACCTATGTCACCGTATGGTATAGCAAAGTTCAGCGTTGAGAACTATCTCAGATTCTTCAGCAAAGAGTTCGGATTGAAATACACGGTGCTTAGATACGGTAATGTCTACGGTCCGAGACAGGACCCGTACGGCGAAGCTGGTGTGGTTGCAATTTTCACCTCCAGAATGCTCAAGGGAGAAGATTGCATTATATTTGGTGATGGTGAATACGTAAGAGACTACGTGTATGTTGAGGACGTCGTTGATGCTAATATAAAAGCTATGGAAAGAGGAGACGGTTTGGTAATAAATATTGGGACAGCCACAGGAACAACAACTAACGAACTCTTCAAAATACTCAAGAAACTGACCGGGTACAAGAAAGACCCAATATACGGTCCTCACAGAAAAGGAGACATCCGAAAAAGCGTTCTCTGCTATAACAGAGCGTGGATAGAATTGAAATGGGAACCGAAATATACATTGGAAGAGGGGTTGAGGAAAACTGTTGAATGGTTTAAGCGAAATACTCAGGCCTAA
- a CDS encoding replication-associated recombination protein A codes for MNGLSEILRPKTFEEFIGQEHLLGKGALLRISIEQNQLFSAILAGPPGTGKSSVLQLIKSYTDYEIYQLNAAFTSVEEIKKLEHYAYNLRGIKKVLIFIDEIHRFNRKQQDVFLPGVETGVYVLYGTTTENPEHSINPALLSRCRVLRFKKLSNEDLLRILEKAINYLGIRVSESTQAYLINSANGDARFLLNTYELLSNIAKNQGKDIIDDVVLKTYFGEEYTKYSDTEHYNLASAFIKSIRGSDPDAALYYMMRMIEGGEDPRFIARRLVILASEDVGLADPFALVLAVATSQAVESVGLPECIINLSECVIYLSLAPKSNSSYEAVSKAQELAKKTMNIPVPRHLLNVEDSGYKYPHLYGGFVKQTYLPKQINDRIYIPKNIAKETKLAEVYKKLWKERFSSQESNVKDEEKGGK; via the coding sequence TTGAATGGTTTAAGCGAAATACTCAGGCCTAAGACTTTTGAAGAATTCATTGGACAAGAGCACCTGCTGGGAAAAGGTGCTCTTTTACGTATATCTATAGAACAGAATCAACTTTTTTCCGCTATTCTTGCAGGTCCACCTGGGACCGGCAAAAGTTCTGTTTTGCAGTTGATAAAAAGTTACACCGACTATGAAATCTACCAGCTGAATGCTGCTTTCACGTCTGTTGAGGAAATAAAAAAGCTTGAACACTACGCATACAATCTTCGGGGAATTAAAAAAGTATTGATCTTTATCGACGAAATACACAGGTTTAACCGCAAACAGCAAGACGTGTTTTTGCCTGGTGTGGAAACTGGAGTTTATGTATTGTACGGCACAACAACGGAAAATCCGGAACATTCAATTAATCCTGCTCTTCTCTCTCGTTGCAGGGTGTTACGGTTTAAGAAACTAAGCAACGAGGACCTTTTAAGAATTCTTGAGAAAGCCATCAATTATTTGGGGATCAGAGTTAGCGAGTCAACGCAGGCATACCTCATAAACTCGGCAAATGGAGACGCACGGTTCTTACTAAATACGTATGAACTCTTATCAAATATTGCGAAAAACCAGGGAAAAGATATTATAGATGACGTTGTTTTGAAAACCTACTTTGGTGAAGAATACACAAAATACAGCGACACTGAACACTACAATCTAGCATCTGCTTTTATCAAAAGCATTAGAGGTAGTGACCCCGACGCTGCTCTTTACTACATGATGCGCATGATTGAAGGAGGAGAAGACCCGCGTTTCATCGCGCGCAGACTCGTCATCTTAGCAAGTGAAGATGTGGGGTTAGCTGATCCATTTGCGCTTGTACTCGCAGTTGCAACGAGTCAAGCAGTTGAAAGCGTCGGCTTGCCCGAATGCATAATAAACCTTTCAGAATGCGTGATTTACCTTTCGCTTGCTCCAAAAAGTAATTCCAGTTACGAAGCAGTATCAAAGGCTCAAGAATTGGCAAAAAAGACTATGAATATACCTGTTCCAAGACATTTATTGAACGTTGAAGATAGTGGATACAAATATCCACACTTATACGGTGGTTTCGTAAAGCAAACCTACCTTCCCAAACAAATAAATGATAGGATTTACATTCCAAAAAATATAGCTAAAGAAACAAAGTTAGCAGAAGTTTACAAAAAACTCTGGAAAGAACGCTTCTCTTCGCAGGAATCAAATGTAAAAGATGAGGAAAAGGGGGGAAAGTAA
- a CDS encoding macro domain-containing protein codes for MGTFETIGSVKVGDVEIRFIVGDITKLDVDAIVNAANSYLQHGGGVAGAISRAGGPEIQKESDEYVRKNGPVPPGGVAVTGAGNLKAKYIIHTVGPIGDKEGNDEIMKKAFENIFSKADELAINSVAIPFVGTGIFGYPLENFIKVCVDETLKFFSNYKGPIKLVVFCDIDSSKVRKLLHSFENSSEHLKQR; via the coding sequence ATGGGGACTTTTGAAACGATAGGTTCTGTAAAAGTTGGGGATGTTGAAATAAGATTCATCGTTGGAGATATAACAAAATTGGATGTGGACGCGATTGTAAACGCTGCGAATTCTTACTTGCAACACGGTGGAGGTGTTGCGGGTGCTATATCACGGGCTGGAGGTCCTGAAATCCAAAAAGAGAGTGATGAATACGTAAGGAAAAACGGGCCTGTCCCTCCCGGAGGTGTGGCTGTCACGGGCGCTGGTAATTTGAAAGCGAAGTACATTATACATACCGTCGGACCAATAGGAGATAAGGAAGGCAACGATGAAATTATGAAAAAGGCTTTCGAGAACATATTCTCGAAAGCCGATGAATTAGCGATAAATTCTGTTGCAATTCCTTTCGTTGGAACTGGAATCTTTGGTTATCCTCTCGAGAACTTCATTAAAGTTTGCGTAGATGAAACATTAAAATTCTTTTCAAACTACAAAGGTCCGATAAAACTAGTTGTTTTTTGTGATATAGATAGTTCCAAAGTTCGGAAGTTGTTGCATTCCTTTGAAAATAGCTCTGAGCATCTTAAACAACGTTAG
- a CDS encoding SUMF1/EgtB/PvdO family nonheme iron enzyme, with product MRTRISVLSIFLVVLLILLSKGFAVIVVYRDGSTLEGTIEDSNSSYVVVNSTLGKIQIPVSDIQSIVFKDGMIPQSGQEFSLNGKRYRGYVIELSKDYAVVTTWFGKIKLNLKSDSVDYLGFEKVELPSVTSEPFFQVELVLNDYYICSLINGEMIVGGELNTSDDYITVVDSYKNTFFILKGALEYIYIPYKQAKGYDMVVLDTGRKLYGVVKKISDTQYEISGHWGKVIVNENNIVFSTYKEAKEQSSEIVQYIQLEKAIYDKDGVATIVTDVPVKVEGKEVRKINIYPKEIVDPRTGITFVLVPGGVFKMGADASWKNVEEDELPQREVYVSAFYISKYPVTVKQYLDFLKASQTGSSIIAGKQINPVEIDFLGQKVRASYSAPANLLNVPITGINYASAKAYCNWAGYQLPTEAQWEKAARGTDGRRYPWGNESQTKYNDGRKDYPVDEFENVDISPYGVVNTYGYPIELCRDYYAKDAYKKLPKENPLNTTGTYVVGRAGVLAGRITDRIPLTPSEPRNDVTFRVVMDAEEAFNIVKKPLNNKLLGITWFVVNENVKKQYSVKSEGLYVAFVETGSPAQLAGIKTGDVIVKIDGKNIKSYDDALKALSGKRQGDISTLTIDRGGKAIEIKVRLGVWLF from the coding sequence ATGAGAACTCGGATAAGCGTTTTATCAATTTTTCTTGTGGTACTATTGATATTATTATCAAAGGGTTTTGCTGTCATTGTAGTTTACAGAGACGGTTCGACTCTTGAAGGGACTATAGAAGATTCGAACAGTAGCTACGTAGTCGTAAACAGTACACTTGGCAAGATACAGATCCCAGTGTCTGATATCCAAAGCATTGTTTTTAAAGATGGAATGATACCGCAGAGCGGTCAAGAATTTTCACTCAACGGTAAAAGATACCGCGGTTATGTAATCGAACTATCCAAAGACTATGCGGTAGTTACAACATGGTTCGGGAAGATTAAGCTAAACTTGAAATCGGATAGTGTGGACTACCTGGGCTTTGAGAAAGTGGAATTACCTAGCGTTACGTCAGAACCTTTCTTCCAGGTTGAATTAGTACTCAACGATTATTATATATGCTCTCTAATTAATGGAGAAATGATTGTTGGAGGTGAATTGAACACAAGTGATGACTATATTACTGTAGTAGATAGTTACAAGAATACGTTCTTCATACTAAAAGGTGCACTGGAATACATTTATATCCCCTACAAACAAGCTAAAGGTTATGACATGGTTGTTCTTGATACTGGACGAAAACTCTACGGCGTAGTTAAGAAAATTTCAGATACGCAGTACGAAATTTCTGGGCACTGGGGGAAAGTTATTGTCAATGAAAACAATATTGTTTTTTCCACTTACAAAGAAGCGAAAGAACAGTCTTCTGAAATTGTTCAGTATATTCAACTAGAAAAAGCTATATACGATAAAGACGGTGTAGCAACAATTGTCACAGATGTTCCTGTAAAAGTAGAAGGCAAAGAAGTGAGAAAGATAAACATCTACCCTAAAGAGATTGTTGACCCAAGAACAGGAATAACTTTTGTTCTTGTTCCCGGTGGGGTGTTTAAAATGGGTGCAGATGCGTCTTGGAAAAATGTTGAAGAGGATGAATTACCACAACGTGAAGTCTATGTTTCGGCATTCTACATATCTAAATACCCTGTTACTGTGAAACAGTATCTTGATTTCCTAAAAGCTTCACAGACAGGTTCTTCCATCATCGCTGGAAAACAGATAAACCCCGTTGAGATAGATTTCTTGGGTCAAAAAGTCAGAGCAAGTTATTCTGCTCCGGCTAATTTATTGAACGTTCCAATAACTGGTATAAATTACGCTTCAGCAAAAGCATATTGTAATTGGGCAGGATACCAGCTTCCAACGGAAGCACAATGGGAGAAGGCGGCTCGAGGTACGGATGGGAGAAGATATCCTTGGGGTAACGAGAGCCAAACTAAGTACAACGATGGAAGAAAAGATTATCCGGTGGATGAATTTGAAAACGTAGATATATCACCTTACGGGGTTGTAAACACCTATGGTTATCCTATTGAGTTGTGCAGAGATTACTATGCGAAAGATGCCTACAAAAAGCTTCCTAAGGAAAACCCGTTGAACACTACTGGAACATACGTCGTTGGGAGAGCAGGTGTCCTGGCTGGAAGGATTACAGATAGAATCCCTTTAACACCATCGGAACCAAGAAATGACGTAACCTTTAGAGTAGTAATGGACGCCGAAGAAGCGTTTAATATAGTCAAAAAACCACTTAACAACAAGCTACTGGGAATCACATGGTTTGTTGTAAATGAGAATGTTAAGAAACAATACAGCGTAAAATCAGAGGGTCTTTACGTAGCTTTTGTAGAGACAGGTTCACCTGCGCAACTCGCAGGCATCAAAACTGGGGATGTTATAGTAAAAATCGATGGAAAAAACATCAAATCATACGATGATGCACTAAAAGCATTATCCGGAAAAAGACAAGGTGATATTTCAACCCTCACAATTGATAGAGGAGGAAAAGCAATAGAAATAAAAGTTAGACTAGGGGTTTGGCTATTCTAA
- a CDS encoding ABC transporter ATP-binding protein, whose product MSEERRTEQQTRPAASDKKTVRPGRGGGFGGPAFARGGEKPKDLKNTTRKLLKYLKPHIIGIVIVFALTIVATILTIKAPKILGQATTEIFRVVMLRNTPLAGFLKTKMDFEKIFGILLNVGILYSVAALLNFLQGYLMSGITQNVVRKMREDINNKLERLPLKFYDGHSHGDVISRVTNDVDLISNTLQQSLTQFISGIVTIIGITYMMITINLNLTLLTLITLPMSAFVTVFIAKKSQKYFAAQQRYLGELTGRAEEVYGGFLAVKTYGREKDEIQRFREINEKLYKESRKAQFITGIIMPVMNFIGNLGYIIVAVGGGVLVTKKAITVGDVQAFIQYSRQFNQPIVQIANIVNMIQSTLAAAERVFQILEEEEEEPDKPDAIELERVKGDIKFENVKFSYVPEKPLIENLNIDVKSGQMVAIVGPTGAGKTTLINLLMRFYEIQGGSIKVDGIDIRDIKKYNLRKHFGMVLQDTWLFSGTIRENIAYGKDGATEEEIIKAAKMAHVHHFIMALPDGYDTVIGEDSSNISQGEKQLITIARAFLANPDILILDEATSNVDTLTEVYIQRAMKDIMKGRTSFVVAHRLSTIKNADVILVMNEGRIIEIGKHEELLKKNGFYAELYRSQFLGAMVETV is encoded by the coding sequence ATGAGCGAAGAAAGAAGAACAGAACAACAAACAAGACCTGCTGCAAGCGATAAAAAAACAGTAAGACCTGGAAGAGGTGGAGGATTCGGAGGTCCTGCATTTGCACGTGGCGGTGAAAAACCAAAAGATTTGAAAAATACCACTCGAAAACTGCTGAAATACCTTAAACCCCACATAATTGGAATCGTTATTGTTTTTGCATTGACGATTGTTGCTACAATACTGACGATAAAGGCTCCAAAAATCCTTGGACAGGCCACAACAGAAATTTTTAGAGTAGTTATGCTAAGGAATACCCCATTGGCCGGGTTCTTAAAAACAAAAATGGACTTTGAAAAAATCTTTGGAATCCTACTAAATGTTGGCATTCTATATTCAGTTGCCGCACTTTTGAATTTCTTGCAAGGATATCTAATGTCAGGAATCACACAAAATGTTGTGAGGAAGATGAGAGAGGATATTAATAATAAGCTCGAGCGACTTCCCTTGAAATTCTATGATGGGCATTCACATGGAGATGTAATAAGCCGTGTGACAAACGATGTAGACTTGATAAGTAATACATTGCAGCAAAGTTTAACACAATTCATCTCAGGTATCGTTACTATCATCGGCATAACTTATATGATGATTACAATTAATCTTAATTTAACACTACTAACACTCATAACACTGCCGATGAGTGCTTTCGTAACTGTATTCATTGCCAAAAAATCACAAAAATATTTTGCTGCACAACAAAGATACCTCGGTGAGTTAACTGGTAGAGCCGAAGAGGTATACGGCGGCTTTTTAGCAGTTAAGACTTACGGAAGGGAGAAAGATGAAATTCAAAGATTTAGGGAAATAAACGAAAAACTATACAAAGAGAGCAGAAAAGCCCAATTTATTACAGGTATAATAATGCCCGTGATGAACTTTATAGGAAACTTAGGTTATATCATAGTAGCTGTTGGTGGTGGCGTTCTTGTTACAAAGAAGGCTATAACAGTTGGTGATGTTCAGGCATTTATCCAGTATTCAAGGCAATTCAATCAACCGATTGTTCAAATCGCTAATATCGTGAATATGATTCAGTCCACACTGGCCGCTGCCGAAAGAGTTTTTCAGATACTTGAAGAGGAAGAAGAGGAACCTGATAAGCCAGATGCTATCGAATTAGAAAGAGTGAAAGGTGATATCAAATTCGAAAATGTCAAGTTCAGCTATGTTCCAGAAAAGCCACTCATTGAGAACTTAAATATAGATGTTAAAAGCGGACAAATGGTTGCAATCGTCGGTCCAACAGGTGCAGGTAAGACAACACTCATTAATCTTCTCATGAGGTTTTACGAAATCCAGGGAGGTAGCATAAAAGTCGACGGGATAGACATCAGGGACATCAAAAAATACAATTTGAGAAAACACTTTGGCATGGTCTTGCAAGATACCTGGCTATTCAGTGGAACAATCAGGGAAAATATAGCATATGGTAAAGATGGAGCAACAGAAGAAGAGATAATTAAGGCTGCTAAGATGGCGCATGTTCACCATTTCATAATGGCTCTACCTGATGGTTATGACACAGTGATAGGAGAAGATAGCTCTAACATTTCTCAAGGTGAAAAACAACTTATTACTATTGCAAGGGCATTCTTAGCTAACCCTGACATACTGATTCTCGACGAAGCAACGAGTAACGTTGATACACTCACAGAGGTTTATATTCAAAGGGCTATGAAAGACATTATGAAAGGTAGAACATCTTTCGTCGTAGCACATAGGCTTTCAACCATCAAGAATGCAGACGTTATATTAGTTATGAATGAAGGTAGGATTATCGAAATAGGGAAGCACGAAGAACTTCTCAAAAAGAATGGGTTCTACGCCGAACTTTATAGAAGTCAGTTCCTTGGCGCCATGGTTGAAACAGTTTAA
- a CDS encoding ABC transporter ATP-binding protein: protein MVIKMAFKKYWLLIITTVTLVAVQAIISLYLPDLMSKIVDKGITRGDVDYIWSIGSKMLLVSLIGVIASVIASYTSSIVSMGLGRDLRNSVFEKVSSFSLEEMNKFSTSSLITRTTNDVVQIQQATVMILRMVVMAPVMAVGGIIMAVNKDAKLTGILAISLPVMLGGLGLIAAIVAPLFKSMQKKIDKLNLVVRERVTGIRVIRAFNKEGHEKKRFSDANMDLTRTALWVNRMASILFPYMMVVMNFTTLAIIWFGAKQIDAGNLQVGQMMAVMQYVLQIMFSFIMISVIFIFLPRASVSAKRITEVLSVEPKVINPKALGKQITWFESSEPTDIKGIVEFENVTFAYPGAKEPVLSEISFKAEPGKITAIIGSTGSGKTTLLNLIPRFYDVTLGSVKIDGIDVREIPFDVLRRIIGYATQKPVIFTGSIRENIKFGRDWVTDEMVERAADIAQVLEFASKYPEGLDYHIEQAGLNLSGGQKQRISLARAIAGMPRIYLFDDTFSALDFKTDAKIRLRLFKEAKDATVIVVAQRVATIMNADQIIVLQDGKVVGIGTHSELMKTNEIYREIVYSQLSKEEAI, encoded by the coding sequence ATGGTAATAAAGATGGCTTTCAAAAAGTATTGGCTTCTAATAATAACTACCGTTACACTGGTAGCTGTTCAGGCCATTATTTCACTATACTTGCCAGACCTGATGTCAAAGATTGTCGATAAAGGTATCACACGAGGAGACGTAGATTATATTTGGAGTATTGGTAGTAAAATGTTGCTTGTTTCATTGATTGGTGTAATAGCATCTGTTATTGCAAGTTACACATCTTCGATTGTGAGTATGGGACTTGGAAGAGATTTGAGAAATTCTGTTTTTGAAAAAGTTTCTTCCTTTTCCCTCGAGGAAATGAACAAATTCAGTACTTCCTCCTTGATAACACGAACAACGAACGATGTAGTCCAGATACAGCAAGCAACGGTAATGATACTTAGAATGGTAGTAATGGCACCTGTTATGGCTGTTGGTGGAATAATAATGGCAGTGAATAAAGATGCCAAACTGACAGGTATACTTGCTATATCTTTGCCTGTGATGCTCGGTGGTTTGGGTTTAATTGCTGCCATCGTAGCACCACTTTTCAAAAGTATGCAAAAGAAAATAGATAAGTTAAACCTCGTTGTTCGCGAAAGGGTTACAGGCATTCGGGTTATAAGGGCTTTCAATAAGGAAGGCCACGAAAAAAAGAGATTCTCAGATGCCAACATGGATTTAACAAGAACTGCCCTGTGGGTTAACAGGATGGCTTCCATACTATTTCCTTATATGATGGTTGTGATGAATTTTACCACACTTGCCATAATATGGTTTGGTGCTAAGCAAATTGATGCCGGAAATTTGCAAGTTGGTCAAATGATGGCAGTAATGCAATACGTTCTCCAGATAATGTTTTCGTTCATTATGATATCCGTCATCTTTATCTTCCTGCCGAGGGCAAGTGTATCTGCAAAGAGGATAACCGAAGTCTTAAGTGTCGAACCGAAGGTGATAAACCCAAAAGCTTTAGGGAAACAAATCACATGGTTTGAAAGTTCGGAGCCTACAGATATCAAAGGCATTGTCGAATTTGAAAATGTAACGTTCGCTTATCCTGGGGCAAAGGAACCTGTCTTAAGCGAGATTTCGTTTAAAGCAGAGCCTGGGAAGATAACGGCAATAATAGGTTCCACAGGTTCTGGTAAGACAACACTTCTTAATCTAATTCCCCGGTTCTACGATGTTACACTTGGGAGCGTCAAGATAGACGGAATAGATGTCCGGGAAATTCCGTTCGATGTTCTCAGAAGGATTATAGGTTACGCCACGCAAAAACCTGTAATTTTCACAGGATCTATTAGAGAAAACATCAAATTTGGGCGAGATTGGGTAACAGATGAAATGGTAGAAAGAGCAGCCGATATCGCTCAGGTTCTTGAATTTGCATCAAAATACCCAGAGGGGCTCGATTACCATATAGAACAAGCTGGTTTAAATTTATCTGGTGGTCAAAAACAAAGGATTTCTTTAGCAAGAGCGATAGCAGGGATGCCCAGAATATATCTCTTTGACGACACGTTCAGTGCACTCGATTTCAAAACAGATGCAAAGATAAGGTTGAGATTATTCAAAGAAGCAAAAGATGCCACTGTGATTGTCGTAGCTCAAAGAGTTGCAACAATAATGAACGCAGATCAAATAATTGTTCTACAAGACGGAAAGGTTGTCGGCATAGGTACTCACTCAGAACTGATGAAGACAAACGAAATTTACCGTGAGATAGTTTACTCCCAACTTTCAAAAGAAGAAGCCATTTGA